In Mercurialis annua linkage group LG5, ddMerAnnu1.2, whole genome shotgun sequence, a single genomic region encodes these proteins:
- the LOC126681299 gene encoding transcription elongation factor SPT6 homolog isoform X2: MKKKKLMLIDEHDEDQAGVSMKKKEKLNINLDDDDELNQFENDGFIVDNEEEESDRDDSKKKKKRKLKDHVLDDDDLELLAENKLSGLLKANRSENEKFKRLKKAEKSTKSSGYSGFFDDDVLLSDFGAKQEEDISWDEEDDMADFIVDDEVDNNMAASSSVVIDVDCLLRQQTQGEKRSTLVTASSAANSREILHHDLVNIVKPDDFNKFDLDNHSSLREDYIKESDVPERMQMFEEIAGPAPVDETNREEEISWMLEQLAGNTCLLYSTNGADVLKKINKEDVMRFLELRHRDKYDIPFIAMYRKENCLSLLQDLEEKYEDDFGRKLRLKWHKIMWLFNALDEKWLLIQKRKSALQMYYKKRYEEECRNFDNVEKLSSFEKHFDAIMKSLKLAETEREIDDLDVKFNLHFPPPEDIITTKFRQPKRRSEYSTCSKAGLWKLSGMFGCSSEQFGLHLSLEKVGMDFREDPPESPELIALDFICPMFKTPEEVLKGARLMAALEISCEPSVRKHVREVFMDKGLVSTCPTLEGDKVMDNFHMFHGVKWLCDKPLDKFQEAQWLLIQKAEEEKLLHVTIKVPESIVDKLITDSQEIYLVGSSDGSTQLWDEQRKMIIHDMFSKFLLPSLEKEARALLTDRAKKWLLSEYGQQLWNRASVAPYQKEENVSSQDESTAPRVMACCWGPGKPPITFAMLGSSGQLLNVLEARSLGLRSQNVIDQQRKKHDQQCVLKFIITYKPNVIVLGAANMPSIWLKDVIEEVLLQIEETPAVSLVYGDESFAQLYENSKVSSSQLPGQSGIVRRAVALGRYLQNPLAMIATLSGPRKEIVSWKLHPLDYLLTPDEKHVVIDMVLVDVTNQVGLDVIFATSQDWLFSPLQFVSGLGPHKAAFLQSKLVGGQPINNRHDLVGCGLRTQKIFYNAVGFLRVQSTPLLSGPSEFSFLDNTRIHPESYSLAERLATAVLDDANQTQPLFYLKDNPQLLNDFNIDDFAEKYEIEHGENKKQTLHDIKQELLHGFLDPRNPYENLTQDAIFFLISGQNEDALAVGRIIQVRVSRVMQQRAFCALDSGLTGVIMKEDYMDGSDDFLLTEKLHEGTILSCKIKDLDKSRFQVLLTCKESELKSCKRQNLQESDPYYSESKKNLLGQQNEAQKNELSRKHFKQRIIVHPCFQNLTGDMAMQLLDDKDVGEFLFHPSSRGPFYLTLTLKICDGLYVHKDIIESEKDPKDITSLLQIGKTLKIADCTFKDLEEVMDLYVKPLVGNLKAMTSFRKFKRGSKAEVDELLRAEKSEFPMRIGYCFGLSYEHPGTFLLSYIRTNLHHEYVGLHPKGFKFRKQIFAKVEQLVAYFQNHIDDIHRGLAPTGNTAGNDSGGDWQSHSRDGTGFGGRTEYNRDGDGGRGRGRGRGRGGDRGRGRGRGRGRGRDNGGYNDTEKSEDLDHGSASKWGWSSNDGDGGKAWGNADTGSNGENWGGSNGCPKNEIDGGNWGGSSSGAVKDTTWGNASGGISGDTSKGGWGSNDTGTAKNESDGGNWGGSSSAAVKDTTWGNASGGIGGDTSKGGWGSNDTGTAKNGSDGGNWGGSSSGAVKDTTWGNASGGISGDTSKGGWGSNDTGTASGPSWGNPSGATAGDWDNNNGNRSTSGGSWGMKEREGGGGSWDNQREGGRGRGRGRGRGRGSSFGRGDDNTKKETFTGGWSSSSNDNATGGGWSGGGGSWGVKEGEGGDGSWDNQREGGRGRGRGQGRGRGSSFGRGEDSFNSGDDNTKKGTFTGGWNSSGNDNATGGSWSNAGASNAGTWNDKNEGKNTSGGWASSGNDNTGGGNWSNRNGDDTNDWSGSNRGTRGRGRGRRGDWNDRGSGDQEGSYDSGRGRGRGGRSWRGRGRGFNDERGDNNSSGTDFGGNGGGGGWSARSAGSWGGNNAGENSGWGNKNSAGSGDGTNTTSAGNTGGGGWSAGSGGSWGGNDAGKNSGWGKKNSGGNGDSTNTTSGGNGWGGGWSARSGGSWGGNSAAESGGEKSGWGKKNSGGDGDGMNTTSGGDDGGGGWSAGSSGNWGGNKAGESDWGSNSKNGGNAGVGNWNKNGNDGKGILGSGPSSGNDLPVGNSNSGSKSGWGAEGSNGGNGGGSKNEPETENTGWGGGASGKSSSFGGSGGWS; this comes from the exons atgaagaagaaaaaattaatgttaatcGATGAACACGACGAAGATcaag CTGGCGTTTcaatgaagaagaaagaaaaactaaatattaacctagaCGACGATGA TGAATTGAATCAGTTTGAGAATGACGGTTTTATCGTTGATAATGAGGAAGAGGAGAGTGACCGAGATGAtagtaaaaaaaagaagaaaag GAAATTAAAAGATCATGTTCTTGATGACGATGATCTTGAGTTGCTCGCGGAAAACAAACTCTCTGGGTTACTTAAGGCTAACAGGAGT GAAAATGAAAAATTCAAGCGACTCAAGAAAGCTGAAAAAAGCACCAAAAGTTCTGGCTACTCTGGATTCTTTGATGATGATG TTTTATTAAGTGATTTTGGTGCTAAACAAGAGGAAGACATTTCTTGGGATGAAGAGGATGATATGGCCGATTTTATCGTTGATGACGAAGTTGATAATAATATGGCAGCCTCGTCCAG TGTGGTCATTGATGTGGATTGTCTTCTTAGGCAACAAACACAGGGTGAAAAGAGGTCAACCCTAGTAACAGCTTCATCAGCTGCCAACTCTAGAGAGATTTTACATCATGATCTAGTTAATATTGTAAAACCTGATGACTTTAATAAGTTTGACTTGGATAACCATTCAAGTTTGAGGGAAGATTATATAAAGGAAAGTGATGTGCCAGAGAGAATGCAG ATGTTTGAGGAAATTGCTGGCCCTGCTCCAGTTGACGAAACTAACAGAGAAGAGGAGATTTCCTGGATGCTTGAGCAACTTGCTGGAAATACATGTTTGCTATACTCGACTAATGGTGCTGATGTGCTGAAGAAAATTAACAAGGAAGATGTTATGAGATTTTTGGAATTACGTCATCGGGATAAGTATGAT ATTCCATTCATTGCTATGTATCGGAAGGAGAATTGCCTTAGTTTATTGCAAGATCTTGAGGAAAAGTATGAAGATGATTTTGGGAGAAAATTGAGATTGAAGTGGCACAAG ATCATGTGGCTGTTCAATGCGCTGGATGAAAAATGGCTGCTCATTCAGAAGAGGAAGAGCGCCCTTCAGATGTATTAcaaaaaacgttatgaagagGAATGCCGCAACTTTGATAATGTGGAAAAACTTTCTTCATTTGAGAAGCATTTTGATGCAATAATGAAGTCTCTTAAGCTAGCTGAAACAGAGAGAGAGATTGATGATTTAGATGTCAAGTTTAACCTACATTTCCCTCCACCTGAAGATATAATAACAACAAAATTTAGACAGCCAAAGAGAAGATCCGAATACAGTACCTGCAGTAAGGCTGGCCTATGGAAGCTTTCAGGGATGTTTGGTTGTAGTTCTGAGCAATTTGGACTGCATCTTTCTCTTGAAAAAGTG GGTATGGACTTTAGGGAAGATCCTCCAGAATCTCCAGAGTTGATAGCTTTAGATTTTATATGTCCTATGTTTAAAACTCCAGAAGAAGTACTTAAAGGCGCTCGGCTCATG GCCGCGCTGGAGATCAGCTGTGAACCTTCTGTCAGGAAGCATGTTCGTGAAGTTTTTATGGATAAAGGTTTAGTCTCTACATGCCCAACCCTTGAAGGAGACAAAGTGATGGACAATTTTCATATGTTTCATGGGGTTAAGTGGCTATGTGACAAGCCACTGGATAAATTTCAGGAAGCGCAATGGCTTCTTATTCAGAAAGCTGAAGAAGAGAAGCTTCTTCATGTTACCATAAAAGTACCAGAAAGCATTGTTGATAAGTTGATCACTGACTCCCAAGAAATTTATCTTGTGGGCAGCAGTGATGGGTCTACTCAACTATGGGATGAACAGCGTAAGATGATAATACATGACATGTTTTCAAAATTTCTTCTGCCATCACTTGAGAAGGAAGCTCGGGCTTTGCTAACTGATAGAGCAAAGAAGTGGCTTCTTTCGGAATATGGACAGCAGTTATGGAACAGAGCATCAGTTGCACCATATCAAAAAGAGGAGAATGTTTCCAGTCAGGATGAAAGTACTGCACCAAGGGTCATGGCTTGCTGCTGGGGTCCTGGAAAGCCACCAATTACATTTGCAATGCTCGGTTCATCTGGACAGTTGCTAAATGTGTTGGAAGCTAGATCACTTGGTCTGCGTTCACAGAATGTTATTGaccagcaaaggaagaaacatGACCAGCAATGTGTCCTCAAGTTCATCATCACTTACAAGCCGAATGTTATTGTCCTTGGTGCTGCAAATATGCCTTCCATTTGGTTGAAGGATGTTATTGAGGAG GTATTACTTCAGATAGAAGAAACTCCTGCTGTCAGCCTGGTGTATGGGGATGAATCTTTTGCTCAACTTTATGAAAATTCAAAGGTGTCATCATCCCAATTACCTGGGCAATCAG GCATTGTGAGACGGGCTGTAGCTTTGGGGCGCTATCTCCAAAATCCATTGGCTATGATTGCAACACTTAGTGGGCCCAggaaagaaattgtttcttggAAGCTACACCCTCTAGATTATTTGTTGACACCTGATGAAAAGCATGTGGTGATTGATATGGTATTGGTGGATGTTACCAATCAAGTAGGCCTGGATGTAATTTTTGCTACAAGCCAGGACTGGCTCTTTTCTCCTCTTCAGTTTGTGTCTGGGCTTGGTCCCCACAAGGCAGCCTTTCTTCAAAGCAAATTAGTTGGTGGTCAACCGATTAATAACCGACATGATTTGGTGGGCTGTGGATTGAGAACACAGAAGATTTTCTACAATGCAGTTGGTTTTTTACGAGTCCAAAGCACTCCGCTGCTTTCTGGTCCCAGTGAATTCAGCTTTTTGGACAATACAAGAATTCACCCCGAGTCATACAGTCTTGCAGAAAGATTGGCAACGGCTGTCCTTGATGACGCTAATCAAACACAACCCCTTTTCTATCTTAAGGACAATCCACAGCTGCTGAATGACTTCAATATTGATGATTTTGCTGAGAAATATGAAATAGAGCATGGGGAAAATAAGAAGCAGACTCTTCATGATATAAAACAAGAGTTGCTACATGGATTTCTTGATCCTCGAAACCCCTATGAAAATCTAACTCAAGATGCGATATTCTTCTTAATATCTGGCCAAAATGAGGATGCATTGGCTGTAGGACGAATCATCCAGGTTAGAGTTTCCCGAGTTATGCAGCAACGAGCTTTCTGCGCTCTTGACTCGGGATTGACAGGGGTGATAATGAAGGAGGATTATATGGATGGAAGTGATGATTTTTTGTTGACAGAAAAGCTACATGAAGGAACTATTCTTTCTTGCAAGATAAAAGATCTAGATAAGAGTAGATTCCAAGTGCTTCTAACTTGTAAAGAGAGTGAGCTCAAGAGTTGCAAACGCCAAAATTTACAGGAGAGTGATCCTTATTATTCTGAAAGCAAGAAGAATTTGTTAGGTCAGCAGAATGAAGCTCAAAAGAATGAGCTTTCAAGGAAACATTTCAAGCAGAGGATCATAGTTCATCCATGCTTCCAAAATTTAACTGGAGACATGGCAATGCAG CTCCTTGACGACAAAGATGTCGGCGAGTTCTTGTTTCATCCAAGTTCAAGAGGCCCCTTTTATTTGACCTTAACTCTGAAAATCTGTGATGGATTATATGTTCACAAAGACATCATTGAAAGCGAGAAGGACCCCAAAGACATTACAAGCTTGCTCCAGATTGGGAAAACATTGAAAATTGCAGATTGCACTTTTAAGGATTTAGAAGAG GTTATGGATTTATATGTGAAGCCATTGGTAGGCAACCTCAAAGCAATGACTAGCTTCCGAAAATTTAAGAGGGGCTCAAAAGCAGAGGTTGATGAACTTTTGAGAGCAGAGAAGTCAGAGTTTCCAATGAGGATAGGTTACTGTTTTGGCCTTTCTTATGAGCACCCCGGCACTTTCCTGTTATCTTACATTAGAACAAACCTACATCACGAGTACGTAGGCCTGCATCCTAAGGGATTCAAGTTCAGGAAGCAAATATTTGCCAAAGTTGAACAACTTGTTGCATATTTCCAAAACCATATTGATGATATACACCGTGGCTTAGCACCAACAGGCAATACCGCAGGAAACGACAGTGGTGGTGATTGGCAAAGCCATTCAAGAGATGGAACTGGATTCGGAG GAAGAACAGAATACAATAGAGATGGAGATGGAGGCCGTGGGCGAGGCCGTGGGCGTGGCCGTGGTGGTGACCGTGGGCGTGGCCGTGGACGCGGACGTGGTCGTGGGCGTGACAATGGAGGATATAATGACACTGAGAAAAGTGAAGATCTTGATCATGGTAGTGCTTCAAAATGGGGCTGGAGTTCTAATGATGGGGATGGAGGCAAAGCATGGGGAAATGCTGATACTGGTTCAAATGGTGAAAATTGGGGTGGTTCTAATGGGTGCCCTAAAAATGAAATTGATGGTGGTAATTGGGGTGGCTCTAGCAGTGGCGCAGTCAAAGATACAACTTGGGGAAATGCTTCTGGTGGTATTAGTGGGGACACTTCTAAAGGTGGATGGGGCAGCAATGACACTGGTACTGCTAAGAATGAAAGTGATGGTGGTAATTGGGGTGGCTCTAGTAGTGCTGCAGTCAAAGATACAACTTGGGGAAATGCTTCTGGTGGTATTGGTGGTGACACTTCTAAAGGTGGATGGGGCAGCAATGACACTGGTACTGCTAAGAATGGAAGTGATGGTGGTAATTGGGGTGGCTCTAGTAGTGGTGCAGTCAAAGATACAACTTGGGGAAATGCTTCTGGTGGTATTAGTGGTGACACTTCTAAAGGTGGATGGGGCAGCAATGACACTGGTACTGCTAGTGGTCCATCTTGGGGCAATCCTTCTGGTGCTACAGCTGGTGATTGGGACAACAACAATGGGAATCGGAGCACAAGTGGTGGAAGTTGGGGTATGAAAGAGAGAGAAGGGGGAGGTGGCAGCTGGGACAACCAAAGAGAAGGTGGTCGTGGGCGTGGCCGAGGCCGTGGTCGTGGTAGGGGAAGTAGCTTTGGACGTGGAGATGATAACACCAAGAAGGAAACTTTCACTGGTGGATGGAGTAGCAGCAGCAATGATAATGCCACTGGGGGCGGTTGGAGCGGTGGTGGTGGAAGTTGGGGTGTGAAAGAGGGAGAAGGTGGAGATGGCAGTTGGGACAACCAAAGAGAAGGTGGCCGTGGGCGTGGCCGAGGCCAGGGTCGTGGTAGGGGAAGTAGCTTTGGACGAGGAGAAGACTCCTTCAACAGCGGAGATGATAACACCAAGAAGGGAACTTTCACTGGTGGATGGAATAGCAGCGGCAATGATAATGCCACTGGGGGCAGTTGGAGTAATGCTGGTGCTAGTAATGCTGGTACTTGGAACGACAAAAATGAAGGTAAAAATACTAGTGGTGGATGGGCTAGCAGTGGGAATGATAATACGGGAGGAGGAAACTGGAGTAACCGCAATGGTGATGATACCAATGATTGGAGTGGCAGCAACAGGGGTACAAGAGGGAGAGGAAGAGGAAGGAGAGGTGATTGGAATGACAGGGGAAGTGGCGATCAAGAAGGAAGCTATGACAGTGGGCGTGGACGGGGACGCGGGGGAAGGAGCTGGCGAGGGCGTGGGCGTGGATTTAATGACGAAAGGGGTGACAACAATTCTAGTGGAACTGATTTTGGCGGCAATGGTGGAGGTGGAGGCTGGAGTGCTCGCTCTGCTGGCAGCTGGGGCGGAAACAATGCAGGTGAAAACTCTGGTTGGGGAAATAAAAATTCAGCTGGAAGTGGTGATGGTACGAACACAACTTCTGCTGGGAATACTGGAGGTGGAGGCTGGAGTGCTGGCTCTGGTGGCAGCTGGGGTGGAAACGATGCAGGTAAAAACTCTGGCTGGGGAAAGAAAAATTCAGGTGGGAATGGTGATAGTACGAACACAACTTCTGGCGGCAACGGTTGGGGTGGAGGCTGGAGTGCTCGCTCTGGTGGTAGCTGGGGCGGAAACAGTGCAGCTGAAAGTGGAGGTGAAAAGTCTGGCTGGGGAAAGAAGAATTCAGGCGGGGACGGTGATGGAATGAACACGACTTCCGGTGGCGATGATGGAGGTGGAGGCTGGAGTGCTGGCTCTAGTGGCAACTGGGGTGGAAACAAAGCAGGCGAAAGTGATTGGGGTAGCAATAGCAAAAACGGCGGGAATGCTGGTGTTGGCAACTGGAACAAAAATGGGAATGATGGGAAGGGTATCCTTGGTAGTGGTCCTTCAAGTGGGAATGATTTGCCGGTAGGGAACAGTAACTCTGGCAGTAAAAGTGGATGGGGAGCTGAGGGCAGCAATGGTGGAAATGGAGGTGGTTCGAAAAATGAACCAGAGACGGAAAATACTGGTTGGGGTGGTGGTGCATCAGGGAAGAGCTCCTCCTTTGGTGGCAGTGGTGGATGGTCCTGA